DNA sequence from the Strigops habroptila isolate Jane chromosome 4, bStrHab1.2.pri, whole genome shotgun sequence genome:
caaaaccctcctggCATGGAGCTGGTCCTGGGACCaccaacaccccaaaaccctcctggGATGGAGCTCGCCCCAGGaccaccagcaccccaaaaccctcctggggatggagctggccCCAGGaccaccagcaccccaaaaccctcctggggatggagctggccCCAGGACCACCAGCACCCCAAATCCATACCTGGCTGGAGAGGACCAGTGCAGCAGTTCTCGCTTAGTCTGGTCCGGCTTTGGAGGAGCCTCATGTGCCGGGGACTCACCATCCCAGCACGGAGGCAGGAGGGGGGGCACTCCTGCAGGTACCCGCTCTGTGGCTGGTGGATGTGGCGGGGCAGGATGCTCCTGCCATCAGGGAGCCAGAGGGGCTTGAAGTGCTCAGCGGTGGTGGTCATGGTGTCCTGGCAGTGGCTGCGGTGGGAAGCCACATGGATGTGATGGAGTAGCCCCAAAACTTGCCCCCTTTGtcctccccccccagccccataggcAAAGGTACCTACCCCTCTGCTACGCTGTGCGGGCGCAGCAGGCAGGACATGGCTGAGTGGTTGTTGGTCACGTAGCCAGTGCCTGTGTGGTGGCCGAGTTGGGGACGGAAGCCTGGCTGGCCTGGGTGACAGCAGGGAAAGAGGGATGAGCTTTGGGAATGAGCCCACTCCACTTTTAAGGAAGGTTTTGGGCCCCCCTACCATGAGCCACAGCATAGTTTGTGGCATAGAAGTCCATGAGGTCAGAGCTCCCCCCGGTGAGTGCCTTCTCCGAAGGGGACACAGCATCCAGCCCTGGGGCAGGTGGGTCCTGCCCCATGGACCGCAGCTTGGTGCGGTGACAGACAAAGGGACAGGCAGCCTCCATGGCTGGGCTCTTCTGgagagcagctccctgcctcaCCAGAAAGCTTGGAGCCTGCGGAATGCTCCTGTGGAAAGGGATGTTATGATGGGGACAGTGTCTCCTAGGAACGGCTCAGTCACACAGTGACAGTGGGTTCCGCTGTCACCGTGACACCCCACTGAGGGCACCAGGGAGCAGGATACCCCACTCCAACCTCCCCCAGGGCCCCAAAAAGAGGGGTTTCAAAGGGACAGGTAGGAGTCGGAGGCAGCAGTGAGCTGGCATGTGCTTGGAATGCCACCACCTCCCTCCTGAACACTGCCAAAGAGCAGAACCCTGAGCTCACAGCGCAGCGGGAGCAGCCACGGCTTTATTCAGCATGCCCCAAGAGTccaaaggagctgctggaggaggaagaggaggaggaggagggccccagggagagcagcagcatcactgttGTGAGTGGGGGTGCTCAAAGAGGTATTCCAGGTCCGGTTGCCgcagcctctgctccctcttctTGTTCTTGGCGAACTCCCGCAGCTTGGCCATCACCTCGCTCTCAAACTCCACCGGTGTGGGCTTTGCTTCTGGGGTACAAACAGGAAAGGAAGGGCTGTGCCGTGGCCTGAAGCACCCACACTCACCCCAGCAGCGAGGGgatggcagggcagggcagggcaggagggagctgctCCGTACCTGTGGCCCAGTAGTAGATGTCCCAGTCGTTACTGGCTCGTTGATGAGGCGGTCGTAAAGGTTCAGCTGGTGCTCGCTCATGTGGTGCAGGTTCTCCTTTGCAAAGAGGCTGCAGAGAGGAATAAGTGTGGAATGAGTGAGGATGAGTGTGGAAGAGCCAGgctggcacccagcacccaacACGGTGCCAGAAGACATGAAGGAGCTGGACCAGAGGACCTCCTCTCCATTAAACACTCCTCAAGTCCCAAAACACAACTGGCCGTGCCTTGTTTGTACATCCCAAAGGATTACATACATCCTTCCCAAAGGATTTTGGCTCAGCCATCAGCTTCCTCACGTGCTTCTGGCTctgccccatcctgccctgcagcacgGATCACTGCATGCAACGTGGACCAGAGCAAAGCTCTCATGGTGATTTATCCAACTGCTCCTTTTATCCTCCAAGCAACATCCCGTCTCCTGAGGTTTGGATTCCAGCTGCACACTAAGTACCCCACCAAACTCTTCCCTGCAATGCTCAGGGCTCTTCAAAGACTCctagaatcaaccaggttgggaaagaccttcaagatcatcaagtccaaccattccccagcactgccaaggccaccactgacccacggcactgaggcctcagctacacggggtgtgaacacttgcagggccggtgactccagccctgccctgggcagcctgttccaatgcctgagcaccctctggggaaggaattgttcctcagctccatctaaacctgccctggggcagcttgaggccgtttcctcttgtcccatcccttgttccttgggagcagagaccagccccctcctggctccctcctcctgtcaggcagttgcagagagcgagaaggtcccccctgagccttctcttctccagactaaacccccccaggtccctcagccgttccccatcacacttgtgctccaggccctgcaccagctccagggcccttctctggccccgctccagcccctcaatgtctctcttggggtgaggggcccagaactgacccaGGATTCAAGgggcagcctcaccagtgctgataTTAACTAAAAACCTTTAGGGAACCGAACTAGAACTCACTTCAAGCAGCTTTTCTCCCTTAGGTCTCCAGGGCTGATGTTCTCTCTCCTGTTCTCTCATCCCTGGCCCTGGCTGCAGGGCACAAACTGTGagggtgctgtggggaaggaCAGACAGTGGGGACAAGGTGGCCGAGGAGCAGGGATGAGGGACGAGCACCCCACAGCTCACCTGAGCAGGATGCAGTTCTCCAGCATCCCCCTCTTGCGGCTCTCGTACAGCAGCCGGGCTCTCTTGGTCTCCAGAGGCTCATCCGGACGCTCCTGCCAGGGGGGCAACGGGATCTCCAGCAAATCCTTCCCGGATTCCGGCGGGGAATCCCCTCGGTAGCCGCGCTGCAGCGTCACCGGGCGCAGGCGCCGCCGGCACAGAGCCCACgtgggcagggagcagagctgggacaggCACAGGGATGGTGCAGGGGACGTCAGGCCTGGCTGCACCAGCACACAcagcccccccccaaaaccctgcTGGGCACGACCCCCACCCATAACCCCCCCAGAtcctgctgcccccccccacctcccataTAATCCCCCAGATGCTGCTGTCCCCAATCCCCCATCTATAACCCTGCAGACCCTCTCACCCCCCAATCTCCCATGTAATCCCCCCCACATGCTGCCCCCATCCCACATGCTTTTCCTTAGACTCTGCTGCCCCCGACCCCCCACATAACCCCCCAGACTCCTGCCCCCCAACCCTCCATATAACCCCCTAGATGCTGCCCCTGACCCCCCATCTATAACCCTCTAGACCCTCCTGCCCCCTAATTCCCCATGTAATCCCCCAGATGCTGCCCCCAAAAGCCCTCCTACAACCCCTCTCAGACCCTCCTGCCCCCACCCCACCATATAaacccccagcccctgctgccccccTGACCTCCCATATAAACCCCCCCAGATCCTGCTGACCTCCAATTCTCCATCTATAACCCCCCAGACCCTCTTGCCCCCCCGATCTCCCATATAAACTCCCCAGATGCTGCCCCAAATTCCTCCAACCCTGCTGCCCCCAACCCCTCATCTAAACCCCCCCAGACGCTGCTGTCTCTG
Encoded proteins:
- the SDHAF2 gene encoding LOW QUALITY PROTEIN: succinate dehydrogenase assembly factor 2, mitochondrial (The sequence of the model RefSeq protein was modified relative to this genomic sequence to represent the inferred CDS: inserted 1 base in 1 codon), with amino-acid sequence MAAARLCSLPTWALCRRRLRPVTLQRGYRGDSPPESGKDLLEIPLPPWQERPDEPLETKRARLLYESRKRGMLENCILLSLFAKENLHHMSEHQLNLYDRLINEPXNDWDIYYWATEAKPTPVEFESEVMAKLREFAKNKKREQRLRQPDLEYLFEHPHSQQ